A DNA window from Anaerocolumna sp. AGMB13020 contains the following coding sequences:
- a CDS encoding S-layer homology domain-containing protein has protein sequence MTTKILKNKGISLLLVLIIIFSCIIAPVQPATAAASNKIKIYNFIKLLVPAVGLEADTTANSPYLKAALAAGIVKEGDFKDYKADLTRVDAAVLLNRADEYLNGDKVDPELLAVILEKRISDIKKIPAGKREAVGKVYAKGLIVGKSNGMYIQNRAFNGYDYLTTADAKKVVSLLTNTKGRAKLSPDGQLIRTTNLPKNAKSYPYILEAFPNSFYEMKYQYQLATYTWKPVEGKDYASSAKITTAMDSLEIDKTGMCIYVDDWMKKVENNLKYRLNVDYRTINSTWVNNLRSTYFVYKNESSNKKTTDDIKEYMNYVKKNQIVIKSSVISVEPSSLYFDQSYRVRAYVKFKISFPGEKKVQEDLFFARQTIYLPGLSRDKWFEGIYDIELATGNGSSNGSDFAIFDDSLNDYYYKGE, from the coding sequence ATGACTACGAAAATACTAAAAAACAAAGGTATAAGCCTATTGCTAGTGTTAATAATTATATTTTCATGTATTATAGCACCAGTACAGCCGGCAACGGCGGCAGCAAGTAATAAAATTAAAATCTATAATTTTATCAAGCTGCTGGTACCTGCCGTAGGACTTGAAGCAGATACTACAGCCAACAGCCCTTATTTAAAAGCAGCATTAGCTGCCGGAATAGTTAAAGAAGGGGATTTCAAAGATTATAAAGCTGATCTAACAAGAGTGGATGCGGCTGTTCTTCTTAATCGTGCTGATGAATATTTAAATGGTGATAAAGTTGATCCGGAACTGTTGGCAGTTATCTTGGAAAAAAGGATCTCTGACATAAAAAAGATACCTGCAGGTAAAAGAGAAGCGGTAGGAAAGGTTTATGCAAAAGGTCTTATTGTTGGAAAAAGCAATGGAATGTACATACAGAATAGAGCGTTTAACGGATACGATTACTTGACTACTGCAGATGCAAAAAAAGTTGTATCTTTGCTTACAAACACAAAAGGCAGAGCAAAGTTAAGTCCAGATGGTCAGCTGATCCGAACAACGAACTTACCTAAAAATGCAAAAAGTTATCCCTATATCCTGGAAGCTTTCCCAAATTCCTTTTATGAAATGAAATACCAATATCAACTTGCTACATATACCTGGAAGCCAGTAGAAGGAAAAGACTATGCTTCGTCAGCTAAAATTACTACAGCGATGGATTCCTTAGAAATAGATAAAACAGGAATGTGTATCTATGTAGATGATTGGATGAAAAAAGTTGAGAATAATTTAAAATATCGTTTAAACGTTGATTACCGTACCATCAATAGTACCTGGGTAAATAATTTACGTAGTACTTATTTTGTATATAAAAATGAATCTTCTAATAAAAAAACAACAGATGATATAAAAGAATACATGAATTATGTGAAAAAAAATCAGATAGTAATTAAAAGTTCTGTGATATCCGTTGAACCATCTTCATTATATTTTGATCAAAGTTATAGAGTTAGAGCATATGTTAAATTTAAAATCTCTTTTCCAGGTGAAAAGAAGGTTCAGGAAGATTTATTTTTTGCAAGGCAGACAATATATTTACCAGGTTTAAGTAGAGATAAGTGGTTTGAAGGAATTTATGATATAGAACTTGCAACAGGTAATGGGAGTAGTAATGGAAGTGACTTTGCAATATTTGATGACTCACTAAATGACTATTATTACAAAGGAGAGTAA
- a CDS encoding glycine--tRNA ligase has protein sequence MKKFTMEDLSAYCSQYGFIFRGSEIYGGLANTWDYGPLGTRLKNNIKEAWRYYFIQLRDNSYELDSDILMNPTVWEASGHLAGFSDPLLDCKSCKARHRADNLINEYTDEINADTMTQEEMLHYIQEKKIPCPKCGKSDYTDIRQFNLMFATQRGVTEDTSATIYLRPENAQGEYVNFLNVMRTMRTKLPFGIGQIGKAFRNEITPGNFTFRTIEFEQMEYQTFCKKGEDEELYENFKNYGISFFQFLGLDREHLRFHDHEKLAHYAKAACDIEYLFPFGWGEINGTHNRTDFDLTKHQEYSGKNLEYYEEETKERFIPYIVESTYGVDRVVLAVLLESLAEEELDKGDTRLVLRIPPALAPIKINILPLIKKRHGEKATEIYNALKKRYMVTYDDAGNIGKRYRRGDAIGTPYAITIDDETLDAGVVTIRDRDTMTQVKMPYTELKDYFEGEFDFE, from the coding sequence ATGAAGAAATTTACAATGGAGGATTTATCAGCATATTGCAGTCAGTACGGATTTATTTTCAGGGGAAGTGAAATATACGGAGGGCTTGCCAATACCTGGGATTACGGTCCTCTTGGAACAAGGCTGAAGAACAATATCAAGGAAGCCTGGAGATATTATTTTATACAGTTAAGAGATAACAGTTACGAATTGGATTCGGATATTCTGATGAATCCCACTGTATGGGAAGCAAGTGGACATCTGGCAGGCTTTTCAGATCCTTTATTAGACTGTAAAAGCTGTAAAGCAAGACATCGGGCTGATAATCTGATAAATGAATATACAGATGAAATAAATGCGGATACCATGACCCAGGAGGAAATGCTTCATTATATACAGGAGAAGAAGATACCCTGTCCAAAATGCGGCAAATCGGATTATACGGATATAAGACAATTTAACCTTATGTTTGCCACACAGAGGGGAGTAACGGAAGATACTTCTGCCACTATATATCTGAGGCCGGAAAATGCCCAGGGAGAGTATGTAAATTTTCTGAATGTAATGAGGACCATGCGTACCAAACTGCCCTTTGGAATTGGTCAGATCGGAAAAGCTTTTCGAAATGAGATCACACCCGGTAACTTCACTTTTCGTACCATAGAATTTGAACAGATGGAATATCAGACCTTTTGTAAAAAAGGAGAGGATGAGGAGCTTTATGAGAATTTTAAAAACTATGGTATTTCGTTCTTTCAATTCCTGGGTTTAGACAGGGAGCATTTAAGGTTTCATGACCATGAAAAACTTGCCCACTATGCAAAAGCAGCCTGTGACATCGAATATCTCTTTCCCTTTGGCTGGGGAGAAATCAACGGTACCCATAACCGTACAGATTTTGACCTGACAAAGCATCAGGAGTATTCCGGAAAAAACCTTGAATATTACGAGGAAGAGACCAAGGAAAGGTTCATTCCTTATATTGTTGAATCCACCTATGGAGTAGATAGAGTCGTACTTGCGGTATTGCTGGAATCTCTTGCAGAGGAAGAACTGGATAAAGGAGACACCAGACTGGTGCTTCGCATTCCACCGGCTCTTGCGCCGATTAAGATAAATATCCTGCCTTTGATCAAAAAACGTCATGGAGAGAAGGCTACAGAAATATACAATGCTTTGAAGAAGAGATATATGGTAACCTATGACGATGCCGGAAATATTGGTAAACGATATCGTAGGGGTGATGCCATTGGTACACCTTATGCAATTACAATAGATGATGAGACCTTAGATGCAGGAGTTGTAACCATCAGAGACAGAGACACCATGACTCAGGTCAAGATGCCTTATACAGAGCTAAAGGACTATTTTGAGGGAGAATTTGATTTTGAGTAG